Genomic DNA from Providencia sp. PROV188:
TATCAGTTGCCAAGCTGATACTAATGCGGATCTAAAAAAACTTTGTGAAAAAACACTGAGCTTCTAATTAAGGGATTAACATGCGCACATCTAGGGAAAGCCATTATATTTTCAAAGAACTCAAAGTACTTTGTGACAAAAACTATATTGTGATTATCGATCACAACGAAAAAAGATTATCCATAGCTACGATAGAAAAACCCAATGATAATTTATTATCCACATTACGTTTTATTGCCAGCGTACCTGTTTGTTATGAAATATGGGCTAAAGAAAAAATTGATCATTATTTCAATCGCCATACTTTAGAAATCAATGAAGATGAAAATGCTTATCCGACTAACACTATTGAACCTATCAACGTGCCATCTCCTGCCGTTGATTTTGTCGATGATTTATTAAAGATGGCGGTAAGAAAGCGAGCATCTGATATTCACCTTGAACCAACCAAGCATAGCCTAAAAATTCGCCTTAGAGTGGATGGGAAACTCTACGTTATTCCTTCACCACCACATGAAATAAGCAATGAGGTTATTGCTCGAATAAAAATATTGTCAAAAATGAATATTGCGGAAAAAAGAATCCCTCAGGATGGGCAAATGAACTGGAGCTTTGAGCGTAAAAACTTTAGCATCCGTCTTTCCAGCATGCCTACACTTCATGGTGAAAAATTAGTTCTGAGATTATTAAATACACAGCTGAAATACTCTCTCGAACAAATTGGAATGTGCCCGACTTTATTACCCCTACTAAAAAGCACATTACAAAAACCGCAAGGATTGATTCTCGTGACAGGCCCCACGGGTAGCGGTAAAACTGTCACACTTTATAGTGCACTGGAATACCTTAATCAAACATCAAGAAATATATCTACCATTGAAGACCCTATTGAGATCCCCCTTGGGGGGATCAACCAAACGCAAGTAAACGAAAAATACTCACTTACTTTTGCTTTTATTCTTCGTGCACTCCTTCGACAAGATCCTGACGTGATTATGATTGGTGAAATTAGAGACGAAGAAACGGCACAAATAGCTGCTCGAGCTGCGCAAACAGGCCACCTTGTTCTATCAACGCTCCATACTAATTGTACAGTCAGTGCCATTACACGCATGGAACAGCTAGGCGTTGACAGAAACCAACTTCAATCTTGTTTAAAAATGGTTATCGCTCAGCGCTTAGTTAGAAAACTTTGCACATACTGCAAACAAGAAACTGCACGTATTACTCCGATAAACCCAATGCAGAATATTAGCGAATACCACTCTACTGGGTGCGAACACTGTTTTTCAGGATTTATGGGGCGTACCGCAATTTATGAACACCTTGATAAAACACAACTCAACTTTCTATTAAAAGACAATGGTAAATTAACTGATAATTT
This window encodes:
- a CDS encoding ATPase, T2SS/T4P/T4SS family — protein: MRTSRESHYIFKELKVLCDKNYIVIIDHNEKRLSIATIEKPNDNLLSTLRFIASVPVCYEIWAKEKIDHYFNRHTLEINEDENAYPTNTIEPINVPSPAVDFVDDLLKMAVRKRASDIHLEPTKHSLKIRLRVDGKLYVIPSPPHEISNEVIARIKILSKMNIAEKRIPQDGQMNWSFERKNFSIRLSSMPTLHGEKLVLRLLNTQLKYSLEQIGMCPTLLPLLKSTLQKPQGLILVTGPTGSGKTVTLYSALEYLNQTSRNISTIEDPIEIPLGGINQTQVNEKYSLTFAFILRALLRQDPDVIMIGEIRDEETAQIAARAAQTGHLVLSTLHTNCTVSAITRMEQLGVDRNQLQSCLKMVIAQRLVRKLCTYCKQETARITPINPMQNISEYHSTGCEHCFSGFMGRTAIYEHLDKTQLNFLLKDNGKLTDNFKNLFQASLERVEAGETTLQEIYSVIGQGE